A single window of Crassostrea angulata isolate pt1a10 chromosome 8, ASM2561291v2, whole genome shotgun sequence DNA harbors:
- the LOC128160651 gene encoding techylectin-5A-like: MIQMNTIKTIFNTLLLMSTLSKVNGTVRQFHLHLYGEVSEEYGPHILCQIPNVSKSVCASMCLENAKCHAVEICNHGVSRCRITTGQHSSPMSNSSRSTCQLYRLGNPCREGYWDRLQNTCTQNITQTLPPNTCADCHCLLGLLDIVTNGEIRFTLSGGKTLVCVVEVAVLGLDIYKWTVIQRRRSGGSVDFDREWNEYKEGFGSTTSDFWIGNDFIHQLTNITGNHHLQIRMTKNNGQKLTVEYLFYIESENGGYRLHAASLDGSQNLGDPFLSTCQECANLMKFSTKDVDNDNDTIRNCASVSKGGWWHNSCQKSNLNGEFGQVNYTLGINWNKFTDLSYVEMRVRRP, encoded by the exons ATGATTCAGATGAATAccataaaaacaatattcaacaCCCTTCTTTTGATGTCAACACTTTCCAAAGTCAATGGAACTGTTCGACAATTCCACTTACATTTGTACGGTGAGGTTTCCGAGGAATACGGTCCCCATATACTGTGCCAGATTCCCAATGTTTCAAAGAGCGTCTGTGCTTCCATGTGTCTAGAAAACGCCAAATGCCACGCGGTGGAAATCTGTAACCACGGAGTCTCAAGGTGTCGCATAACAACGGGACAACATTCGTCCCCGATGTCCAACAGCTCCAGGTCAACATGTCAGCTCTATCGTCTG GGCAATCCTTGCAGGGAAGGCTATTGGGATAGGCTACAGAACACATGTACTCAAA ACATTACACAGACCCTCCCCCCAAACACGTGCGCAGACTGTCACTGCCTACTGGGTCTGCTGGACATTGTGACCAATGGGGAGATCAGATTCACCCTGTCTGGGGGCAAGACCCTGGTTTGTGTTGTTGAGGTGGCAGTTCTTGGACTTGATATATACAAATGGACT GTGATTCAGAGACGACGCTCCGGTGGATCTGTTGACTTTGATCGGGAATGGAACGAATACAAAGAAGGATTTGGCTCTACAACATCCGATTTCTGGATTG GCAATGACTTCATACACCAGTTGACCAACATTACCGGAAACCACCATTTGCAGATAAGAATGACAAAAAACAACGGACAAAAGCTGACTGTCGAGTACCTGTTTTACATAGAGTCCGAGAACGGCGGTTACAGACTGCATGCTGCCAGCTTAGATGGAAGCCAAAACCTAG GTGACCCATTTTTATCCACGTGTCAAGAGTGTGCTAACTTGATGAAATTCAGCACGAAGGACGTTGACAATGATAATGACACTATCAGGAACTGCGCAAGCGTCAGTAAAGGAGGCTGGTGGCACAACTCGTGTCAAAAGTCAAATTTAAATGGAGAGTTCGGTCAGGTTAACTACACGCTTGGAATAAATTGGAACAAGTTCACAGACCTCAGCTACGTGGAAATGAGGGTCAGAAGACCGTAA